The following coding sequences are from one Osmia bicornis bicornis chromosome 2, iOsmBic2.1, whole genome shotgun sequence window:
- the LOC114872052 gene encoding sodium-coupled monocarboxylate transporter 1-like — translation MTADDTMEDRQPNWSQDMPTVQEVGSMMRNFGIWDYTVFVIMLIVCGFVGIYFGFVKKSSGVDEYLVGGRNMKTFPVSLSLIASFISGISLLGIPTEVYVHGTSYLCIGFAAMIACFVMSGIYLPVFHDLKLTSTYEYLERRFDKKIRTLGSVLFSIGIMTWLPIVIYVPALAFNQVTGVNVHVVTPFVCIVCIFYTCVGGLRAVVWTDFIQIFIMIGSMLLIIIKGTQDVGGFSLVIRRNMESERLELPATDWSPLTRHTIWSLVIGGMVHWLQISAINQNMIQRYLALPTLRSARRALWTFMIGVLLLVGICGYAGMLIYAWYHVCDPLTTKLAGAKDQLLPLLVMNILRGYPGLPGLFVAGVFSAALSSLSTGLNSMAAVVLEDFIKPFKKTPFTPKTADILLKLTVVVLGVICVALVFVVEKTGSHVLQLSTNLSSITSGPSLGIFSMGILLPWINAKGALIGGLAGLGFMGWISLSAEAAIASGRIKFDEKPVTTEGCYYSFPQVENLMLLEPPDNILDSDDFLPEPLALYRLSYLWYTVTGALVTMSVGLAVSLVSSENVEKLDPMLLAPFIRKLLKKSPKDSRRIEVGNLELGAEARRTGEENVVETVLH, via the exons ATGACCGCGGATGATACCATGGAGGACCGTCAGCCAAATTGGTCCCAGGACATGCCAACGGTCCAGGAAGTCGGCAGCATGATGCGAAATTTTGGTATATGGGATTACACGGTGTTTGTGATCATGTTAATTGTCTGTGGTTTCGTCGGTATTTACTTTGGTTTCGTTAAAAAATCGTCGGGAGTGGATGAATACCTCGTGGGTGGTAGGAACATGAAGACCTTCCCTGTCAGCTTGAGCCTCATAGCCAGCTTTATATCCG GTATTTCATTATTGGGTATACCAACGGAAGTTTACGTACACGGTACCAGCTACCTGTGCATCGGTTTTGCAGCTATGATCGCTTGTTTTGTAATGTCTGGAATATATTTACCTGTATTCCATGACCTCAAGCTCACAAGCACTTATGAGTACCTCGAAAGACGATTTGATAAAAAGATTCGTACCCTTGGCTCGGTACTATTCTCAATCGGCATC ATGACATGGTTACCTATTGTTATCTATGTACCAGCTTTAGCTTTTAATCAAg TTACCGGAGTTAACGTGCACGTAGTCACTCCGTTCGTGTGCATCGTATGTATTTTTTACACTTGCGTG GGTGGTTTGCGTGCAGTAGTATGGACCGACTTCATTCAAATCTTTATTATGATTGGTTCCATGCTGTTGATTATTATCAAAGGAACACAGGATGTAGGTGGATTCTCGTTAGTGATAAGAAGAAACATGGAATCTGAAAGGCTTGAATTACCCGC GACAGATTGGAGTCCTCTTACAAGACACACCATTTGGTCCTTAGTGATAGGTGGTATGGTCCACTGGTTGCAGATATCTGCTATCAATCAAAACATGATACAACGATACCTTGCATTACCCACCTTACGATCAGCTAGAAG AGCGCTCTGGACTTTCATGATTGGAGTCTTACTTTTAGTTGGAATATGCGGATATGCGGGAATGTTAATATATGCTTGGTACCATGTGTGCGATCCACTTACGACAAAG TTAGCCGGTGCGAAGGATCAGCTGTTACCATTACTTGTTATGAATATATTAAGAGGATATCCAGGTCTTCCTGGTCTTTTTGTTGCTGGAGTGTTTAGCGCAGCATTGAG TTCGTTGTCCACTGGTTTGAATTCTATGGCTGCGGTGGTGTTAGAGGATTTCATTAAACCCTTTAAAAAAACACCCTTCACCCCTAAAACCGCGGATATCTTACTGAAACTTACGGTCGTTGTTCTTGGGGTAATTTGTGTGGCACTCGTGTTTGTCGTGGAGAAAACAGGATCTCACGTGTTGCAG TTATCCACGAACTTGTCGTCTATTACCAGTGGACCATCCCTCGGTATCTTCAGCATGGGCATTCTGTTGCCTTGGATAAATGCCAAG GGCGCTCTGATAGGTGGTCTTGCTGGCCTGGGTTTCATGGGATGGATTAGCCTTTCAGCCGAAGCTGCGATTGCCAGTGGAAGAATAAA ATTCGACGAGAAACCAGTTACCACGGAAGGATGTTACTACTCGTTTCCTCAAGTAGAGAATTTAATGCTGCTCGAACCTCCGGATAACATTTTGGACAGCGATGATTTTCTCCC agAACCTTTAGCATTATACCGTCTCAGTTATTTATGGTACACAGTCACTGGTGCATTAGTAACGATGAGTGTTGGTCTTGCTGTAAGTCTTGTCTCGTCGGAGAACGTTGAGAAATTAGATCCAATGTTACTGGCCCcttttataagaaaattattgaaGAAATCTCCTAAAGATTCACGACGAATTGAG GTTGGAAACTTGGAACTTGGCGCTGAAGCACGTAGAACTGGCGAGGAAAACGTGGTCGAAACCGTGTTACATTAG